Proteins co-encoded in one Medicago truncatula cultivar Jemalong A17 chromosome 8, MtrunA17r5.0-ANR, whole genome shotgun sequence genomic window:
- the LOC11408165 gene encoding V-type proton ATPase 16 kDa proteolipid subunit translates to MAPFSGDETAPFFGFLGAAAALVFSCMGAAYGTAKSGVGVASMGVMRPELVMKSIVPVVMAGVLGIYGLIIAVIISTGINPKAKSYYLFDGYAHLSSGLACGLAGLSAGMAIGIVGDAGVRANAQQPKLFVGMILILIFAEALALYGLIVGIILSSRAGQSRAE, encoded by the exons ATGGCTCCATTCAGCGGCGACGAAACTGCTCCTTTCTTCGGCTTCCTCGGTGCCGCAGCGGCACTCGTTTTCTCAT GTATGGGAGCGGCATACGGAACAGCGAAGAGTGGTGTAGGAGTAGCATCGATGGGAGTGATGAGACCTGAACTTGTTATGAAATCTATTGTTCCTGTTGTTATGGCTGGTGTTTTGGGTATTTATGGTTTGATTATTGCTGTTATTATTAGTACTGGGATTAATCCTAAGGCTAAATCTTATTATCTCTTTGATGGTTACGCTCATCTTTCTTCTGGTCTTGCTTGTGGTCTTGCTGGTCTTTCTGCTGGTATGGCTATTGGAATCGTCGGTGATGCCGGTGTTAG AGCAAATGCTCAACAGCCAAAGCTTTTTGTTGGAATGATTCTCATCCTCATTTTCGCCGAGGCGTTGGCGTTGTACGGACTTATTGTTGGCATCATCCTCTCTTCCCGCGCTGGCCAATCCAGGGCTGAGTAA
- the LOC11422571 gene encoding metallothiol transferase FosB, with product MGIQEIGSYEAPLPLLSLNHVSILCRSVLDSMRFYEEILGFGLIKRPSSFKFNGAWLYNYGFGIHLLENPNYDEFDTPMSESRPINPKDNHISFQCTDVGLVKMRLEDMGMKYVTALVEDEGIKVEQVFFHDPDGYMIELCNCENIPIVPISSASGSFKARGQSFKKTVSNKCGFMENVMMRSLSKDMMNFAF from the exons ATGGGGATTCAGGAAATTGGCAGCTATGAAGCACCACTACCCCTTCTCTCACTGAATCATGTTTCCATATTGTGCAGATCAGTGTTGGATTCTATGAGGTTCTATGAAGAAATCTTGGGTTTTGGTCTCATCAAACGCCCCTCCTCTTTCAAATTCAATGGAGCATG gttgtataattatggttttggaataCACCTGCTTGAGAATCCAAATTATGATGAATTTGATACCCCTATGAGTGAATCACGACCCATTAATCCCAAGGACAACCATATTTCATTCCAA TGTACAGATGTTGGGCTAGTGAAAATGAGGTTGGAAGATATGGGGATGAAGTATGTTACGGCTTTGGTAGAGGATGAAGGAATCAAGGTGGAGCAGGTGTTCTTCCATGACCCTGATGGATACATGATAGAGCTTTGCAACTGTGAGAATATCCCAATAGTTCCCATCTCTTCTGCTTCCGGCTCTTTCAAGGCACGAGGCCAGAGCTTTAAGAAGACTGTTTCTAACAAGTGTGGATTCATGGAAAATGTTATGATGCGAAGCTTGAGCAAGGATATGATGAactttgcattttaa